In Candida orthopsilosis Co 90-125, chromosome 4 draft sequence, the genomic stretch GAGTAATGTGAGTGAAAGTTTCATTGTTGTGTGTGAATGTGAACAAGGGGAGTTTAattttattgatgataatatGCTATGAACTGTTTTGAGATATTATAAATGTGATTTGAAACAGTACACTGTGAAATCaggaaaaagaatataCTAGCTTTTAAAATGCAAAAGGATGAAAACGTTGAtgttattcaaatcaatgTATGTTGAATGAAGAAAGGGTTGATTATGGACCAAATTGTGGAGAGAAAGATGTTGTCTTATATACCCATATATAATGACACAATTGGAacaagaattttttttttatcatTACTTCCTAATTAggaaatttacaaaaacaataggaTTTATCGATAATTTCCTAACAAAGAATCTATTACATCAAAGTCTTAGCTAAACATACAAAGTCGGTGGCCAAGTTTGGATAAGAGAGTCTTGAAATGTATGGCCCGCTTTGTCTCAGTGATCTATAGGATCGGAATTATTAAGACAGATGATGGAAATGTTGACCTCTAAATTAGAAAAGGTCCACTGGGCGAAGCGCACAATAAGCTGCCTCAGGTATGGTATTTTATTGCATAGGCTCTGTTCAGGGAACCATATGTTTCGATTGGGTCAAATCTTTAGCCATGTAGGAGATGGTATTGAGGAGAGTTGGATGAATCCAGAACTGAAGTTATTTTTCTCGAAGCTAGTTTGTGTGAAGCTGCAAGCGAAGATTTGCTTCCTTGATTTAGAATGAGAATGCACATTAAGCAAATCAGGGCTAGcttcaatcaaaatgaGCTTTATGTAAAAGCAATGGATACTCAGCAACAATGTAGCAAAACGATGGATGGGGTTTGCTTCCAGAAATATACCCTGTCAATACGAAGTTGATTATCCATGATTTCATTAAGCAGGGACTAGTGGGTATGTTGAAAGGTTCTTATCATAGCTGCAACTGCTAGGTGATGTAGAGCACAACGTAGAGTGTTGGTTTTGGCACACAGAATATATGCTTGAGGACGCGTTCACCAGATGATTCATAACAATTCCTTTCTTAATTTATGAATAACTATCTCAAGCGTAGTCTAAACTTAGTGCCTGTAATGTAAAAAAGAGTAAGACTTCTCTCGCCTTGCATTGCGTAATGTAACTTTCTAATACAATTTCGGCTCCTCTTGTGAACATAAAAACAAGTTGCAATAAAGATACAAATAGAATCAAAAAGAGTAGCCATTTCCGCTTAAAAAGCTCATTTATTGCACTCGGGCGCCCATTGTTCTACTTCCGGGATAGGCGTCGTTTGGTTAATCCATGCCTTAGGATTAGTTTTGTCCTATTTACTAAGCCTTCCTTTCACCTATTTAAACGCTTTCTTGAAGATGTTTATTTTTAGaaactttccaaaaaaATACCCCTATTAGCAATACAAGTCATCAACTGTCCGAATTAAGCTCGAATAGCTATCTCATTACTATTGTCATATCATACCATGGGGGCCATTAATGGATTATTTCATGAATAGGGCAAATCGGTCCCCCCCCCCTGccaagaaaaaattttgagtGGCTTCTCGTATTAGTATGTCAAAGTTAAAAAAAGCCACAAACGAACGGTTCATTCGCGCCATCTCGAATACATTGTTTATTAGAGTAAGTCGTATATAGAGCTACTTTGATTTCTAAATGGATAATAAGAATAAGCTCGTTAGGATTACTAGAAACTCTAAATGTTGCAGATAAACGTAAAGACTATCTCTcttacaacaacaataaaccagcaacagcagcTAATGAACCAGCACCAATACCAGCAACACCGATAACGTTGGCATCACCTGATGAAGATTTCGATGAGGAAGCAGTTGAGGAGCTTGAAGAACCTGACTTGGAAGCAGCACTAGCATTTGAACCTGACTTGGAttcagatgaagatgaaccCGACTTTGAAGAAGCACCTGAGGACTTCGATGAGGCGCCTGAAGAGGCTGAGGAAGCACCTGAAGAGGCTGAAGAAGCACCTGACGAGCCTCCAAGGACAGCAGATGAAGCCCTTGAAGCAGCACTATCGGTTCCACTTGAGATAGCGGAGGAGACCTTTGAGGTGGCCTTAGAAGCAGCACCTCCGCTAGATGAATCGTCAGCGTAAGTGGTGGCAACAACTGTCAATAAGGTGAATAAAGTAGTAGAAAATTTCATGGTAATtaataaattcaaagtGATTTGGTTTAAACACAGTAAATTAGTTTCAATGGAAATTGGGCTGGTATTTATAGGCAAAGAAATAACAATTTCGTATTCTACAAAACTAAGTCATCAGTGTTTGTGTTCAAAGATTGCTATTAATAAAAAACCtcgatttcaaaatcaatcaccACTGTGTACTTGTGTATTTCAATTCTCTATCCACAGCCCCCAAAGAAAATCCCTCAAATTCACTTTCCTTCTATAAATTATTACTTCACATACATTTTTTATACAATATGGGGCTTAGGAGAATCCATTTAGTATGTGCTACGGCATTTAGAGGCGTTTCTGCTTTATGTGGCCTCAAAGTCAGTGGGTGTACATAATTTAAAACTGTGTGGAAttctaaaaataaaaccTATGT encodes the following:
- a CDS encoding Rbr1 protein (glycosylphosphatidylinositol (GPI)-anchored cell wall protein required for filamentous growth at pH) codes for the protein MKFSTTLFTLLTVVATTYADDSSSGGAASKATSKVSSAISSGTDSAASRASSAVLGGSSGASSASSGASSASSGASSKSSGASSKSGSSSSESKSGSNASAASKSGSSSSSTASSSKSSSGDANVIGVAGIGAGSLAAVAGLLLL